GACAAGCAGTCATGGATCTTGTGATTAGTGTTCCAGATTGTCGAGTCGGTGAGGGATTGCAACCCAGCGCACCCCCCTGTACAGCACAAGCGTGAGTCGCCCCACTCCGAGCCGGGTCAGGCCCCGGGGGCACGGTCCGCTGAGGGCGCAAGTAGGCGGTGGGTTCCGGGCGGAGTCGCGGGCGGGGGAGGGAGTGCGTTCATAGGTCCCGGCTTTGGTCAGCGCAGTCCTCGGATGCTGTCGATGATGCGGGTCCAGTTGTCGCTGCCATGTCCGTCGTCAATCGCGCGCCGATAGTGGGCCTGCACGGCCAGTGGGAGCGCGAGGTCGAGGCCGAGTGACGTGCTGGTCTCGACGATGTGGTCGGATGTCGCACCCATCATGGTGACCGTGCTGAGGTCGCCGGGATGCTGTCCCGCATCCAGCGCGGCGCCCGGGGTCTCTTCACCAGCCCTCAGGATGTCGCCCATCGAGTCGACGAAGGAGAGCAACTCCGGCAGTGCTTCCTGGGCCTTCATACCTGCGGTGCCCAGCATTGCGGTGGCATGCATCAGTCCGGACAGGGTGGTGAGGAACACCGCGAGCTGGGCTTGATACATCATCTGGGCGAGGCCCGGATCCTCGCCGAGATGCTTTGGTGTGCCGAGCAGCGTCAACGTCGCCAGGTGACTTCCCGTCACCTCACCGCGGCCGCTGTAGTAGATATAGGCCGCCTCCGTGCCGACCATCGGCGCCGGGACCATGACGCCACCGGTGAGGAAGGTGGCGCCGTGGCCCGCTGCCCAGGTTGCTGCCTCACGTGTGCGGTCGGGTGTGTCAGAGCTCAGGTTGACCAGTGTGCGGTCGGCGAGCGATTCGGTGGCGCTGTCGAGGACGTCGTACATCGCCTGGTAGTCGGTGAGGCTGAGGATCACGAGGTCGCTCGCTTCGACCGCCTCGCCGGGTGTCACCGCGAGCTTTGCTCCGTCGTTGACGACGCCGTCGGCCCGACTGGCGGTGCGGTTCCAGACGGTGACCGGATGGCCGGCGGCGAGGAGGGTGCGGGTCATCGCCTGACCCATCGGACCAAGCCCGATCACGGTGACAGCGCTGCCTTGCTTGGTGTTGCGGTTCTGTTGTTCGTTCACCCCTCCATGCTCGGAGAGCGCCGCTACTCTCGGAAGTACCCACTATTTACTGCGGTACTTACCTTTTAGTAAGGGGATCAGCGATGACCAAGTCGTCGAGATGCGGGCCTTATATCTGCGGCATCGACGCTGCGCTCGACGTGGTGAGCGGCAAGTGGAAGGGACTGATCCTCTGGGAACTCGACGCCCATCGCGTACGCCGCTTCGCCGAGCTCCGTCGCGGTCTGCCGGGAGTGAGCGAGAAGATGCTGACCCAGCATCTGCGTGAGATGGAGAAGGACGGTCTCGTGCACCGGGAGGTTTACGCCGAGGTGCCGCCGCGGGTGGAGTACTCCCTGACTGAGCACGGGCACACGCTCAATCAAGCGCTCGGGCCGCTCGGCGCCTGGGGGGTCGAGCGGATACGTCGCGAAGGCTCCGAAACAGTCGACGTGGCGGAGACCTCACACGGCTAGGTACCCGGGCCACCAACCCCGTGCGTGCGCGCCACCAACCCCGTGCGTGCGCGCCACTCCTGGGGACTGCATACTGCGGGGGACCGCAGTGCATCAAGGCGCCAACAACCTCCTACGCCGCAACACATCCGGCCCCTCGACCCACCGAGGTTTCCGAAGATCACAGCACTAGTCCCGACCGCGGATCATCGACAACAGCAGACCGTGGGTCTCGGCGTCCGAGGCCACTACGAGCCCACGGCCTGCCTGCCCGAGGGGAGCGCCGTCGACTCCGGTGACGACGCAGCCGGCGGCCTGGCACACAGCGATTCCGGCGGCGAAGTGCACGCTCTCGGCCAGATCACCGCCATCGGTGACGTATGCGGCACGCTTGCCGGCCGCGACCCAGGCCAGCGCCAGCGTCGTGGACACGACCCGCGGCCGGAACCGTTCGACGAAGCCAGGGTGAGCGAGCAAATCCACAGCCCTGAACCCAGGCGCGCTCGGAAAGGGCGGATCCAGGTTCACGTCCACCAGCTGGGTGGCCGCCGTCGGCACGAGCTGCGTGTCGCCCCCGTTGCGCCGAACCCAAGCCGTCTCACCGTCGGTGAAGAACACCTCGCCGCTGAACGGATCGGCCACTGCGGCCGGACCGTTGCGCAGTGCCGCGTTGACGGCCACCAGCATGTTGCCGACGGCATAGTTGAGGGTGCCGCACAAGGGGTCCACCAACCACTGGCGCACCGCGTCAGTCGGACCCTGCTGCCCGCCCTCCTCGCCGTGCACCGCATCCTCGGGCCGCGCAGCACGGATGACGCCGAGGATCGCTCCCTCAGCCGCCACATCGGCGTCAGTGGCGAAGTCCCCGGCGCCTTTGTCGATGTGGGAGAGCCGCTGTCCATACCGGGCGCGCACGACCTCCGCCCCGGCTCGTACCGCAGCTACCGCAACCTCGGCGTCGTCAAGGCTCGTATTTGAATTGATCACGGCGGGCAGAGTATCGGGGACGCACCCCCGCCGTACGCGGAGCCAACCGACCGCCGTCACGCCTCCGCGCTCGCCAACCCGGCGAACCTATGGGGGCACAGCAAGCAACGGTGTTGAGTTTCCGAGCTGATGAGCCGCAGCCGACCGCCCCTGCGGGTCAGGGCTGGTCGTACCAGGCCAACGCTGCGATCCGCCAGCCCTCTGGGGTGCGGACGAACTGGAGGGTCTTGGTCCCGCCTCCCTCGAACGGCTCGCCATCCAGGGTCCCGGACTTGCGGTACTCGCTGAACCGCGACGCGATATCGCCCGCGATCTCTGTCCGTTCGGAGGTCTCCCACTCGGAGAACTCGACCAGCCGACCGTCGGTCAGCAGCCGCTGACGAGGCTCGATGAACTCGTCCACGGTGTGGACCGTGAACGCCGGGCCGGCCTTGACGATCACACCGCCCGGAAGAACCAGCCGGCGGATCCGGGCCACGTCGGCAGCCTTGCCGCCCCGGTTGTCAAAGGCCTCGAAGAACCCGGCGGTCACCACGTCTATCTCGGTCTTGGACATGGCGCGACAGTAACAGCGAAGGGGACCGGCCACCGGCGGTCTCGACAACCTGCGGTACTGGCCATGAGCGGAACACCCGATGCTCCAACAGCCCCTTCATCGGGTGCTTTCAACCAGAATGCGGT
This Streptomyces decoyicus DNA region includes the following protein-coding sequences:
- a CDS encoding NAD(P)-dependent oxidoreductase, encoding MNEQQNRNTKQGSAVTVIGLGPMGQAMTRTLLAAGHPVTVWNRTASRADGVVNDGAKLAVTPGEAVEASDLVILSLTDYQAMYDVLDSATESLADRTLVNLSSDTPDRTREAATWAAGHGATFLTGGVMVPAPMVGTEAAYIYYSGRGEVTGSHLATLTLLGTPKHLGEDPGLAQMMYQAQLAVFLTTLSGLMHATAMLGTAGMKAQEALPELLSFVDSMGDILRAGEETPGAALDAGQHPGDLSTVTMMGATSDHIVETSTSLGLDLALPLAVQAHYRRAIDDGHGSDNWTRIIDSIRGLR
- a CDS encoding nuclear transport factor 2 family protein yields the protein MSKTEIDVVTAGFFEAFDNRGGKAADVARIRRLVLPGGVIVKAGPAFTVHTVDEFIEPRQRLLTDGRLVEFSEWETSERTEIAGDIASRFSEYRKSGTLDGEPFEGGGTKTLQFVRTPEGWRIAALAWYDQP
- a CDS encoding winged helix-turn-helix transcriptional regulator, which codes for MTKSSRCGPYICGIDAALDVVSGKWKGLILWELDAHRVRRFAELRRGLPGVSEKMLTQHLREMEKDGLVHREVYAEVPPRVEYSLTEHGHTLNQALGPLGAWGVERIRREGSETVDVAETSHG
- a CDS encoding inositol monophosphatase family protein, with product MINSNTSLDDAEVAVAAVRAGAEVVRARYGQRLSHIDKGAGDFATDADVAAEGAILGVIRAARPEDAVHGEEGGQQGPTDAVRQWLVDPLCGTLNYAVGNMLVAVNAALRNGPAAVADPFSGEVFFTDGETAWVRRNGGDTQLVPTAATQLVDVNLDPPFPSAPGFRAVDLLAHPGFVERFRPRVVSTTLALAWVAAGKRAAYVTDGGDLAESVHFAAGIAVCQAAGCVVTGVDGAPLGQAGRGLVVASDAETHGLLLSMIRGRD